Proteins encoded in a region of the Elaeis guineensis isolate ETL-2024a chromosome 7, EG11, whole genome shotgun sequence genome:
- the LOC105032488 gene encoding BTB/POZ and MATH domain-containing protein 2 isoform X2 yields the protein MGAGRVCKGGASARPSSSSSSSSLAPQPPSETASTSVTETVNGSHQFKITGYSLSKGMGIGKYIASDTFTVGGYEWAIYFYPDGKSVDDAAAYVSLFIALASEGTDVRALFELTLLDQSGKEQHKVHSHFGRTLEGGPYTLKYRGSMWGYKRFFKRTSLETSDYLKDDCLSVSCSVGVVRSRTEGPKIYTIPVPPSNIAQHFGQLLESGKGTDVAFEVDGEIFAAHKLVLAARSPVFRAQLFGPMKDRNMQCIKVEDMEATVFKALLHFIYWDSLPDMEELTGLNTKWASTLMAQHLLAAADRYALERLKSLCEVKLCEDVAINTVATTLALAEQHHCFQLKAVCLKFIALPENLRGKL from the exons ATGGGCGCCGGTAGGGTTTGCAAGGGCGGCGCCTCCGCGAGGCCCTCCTCGTCGTCGTCTTCCTCCTCTCTGGCCCCTCAGCCGCCGTCCGAGACTGCCTCCACCTCCGTGACGGAGACGGTGAACGGGTCGCATCAGTTCAAGATCACAGGTTATTCGCTGTCCAAGGGCATGGGGATCGGCAAGTACATCGCGTCGGACACCTTTACGGTGGGGGGATATGAGTGGGCCATCTACTTCTACCCGGACGGGAAGAGCGTGGACGACGCGGCGGCGTACGTGTCGTTGTTCATCGCCCTGGCAAGCGAGGGGACTGACGTGCGGGCGCTGTTCGAGCTGACGCTGCTGGACCAGAGCGGGAAGGAGCAGCACAAGGTCCACAGCCACTTTGGGAGGACCCTCGAGGGCGGTCCCTACACCCTTAAGTACCGTGGCAGCATGTG GGGTTATAAACGGTTTTTCAAAAGAACTAGCTTGGAGACATCAGATTATCTTAAAGATGATTGCCTATCAGTTAGTTGTAGTGTTGGTGTTGTTAGGTCACGTACAGAAGGACCCAAGATCTACACCATTCCAGTACCACCCTCTAACATAGCTCAGCATTTTGGTCAGCTTCTGGAAAGTGGAAAGGGAACTGATGTAGCTTTTGAAGTTGATGGGGAGATCTTTGCTGCTCACAAATTGGTGCTTGCAGCTAGGTCACCTGTGTTCAGGGCACAACTTTTTGGTCCAATGAAGGACCGTAACATGCAGTGCATAAAGGTTGAAGATATGGAGGCCACTGTTTTTAAG GCTTTACTTCATTTCATATACTGGGATTCGCTACCTGACATGGAAGAGCTTACTGGCTTGAACACAAAATGGGCATCCACTTTAATGGCTCAGCATTTGCTTGCTGCAGCAGACCGATATGCACTGGAGAGGCTTAAGTCACTCTGCGAAGTCAAGCTATGTGAGGATGTTGCCATAAATACAGTGGCTACCACTTTAGCTTTGGCCGAGCAGCACCACTGTTTTCAGCTTAAAGCTGTTTGTCTCAAATTTATTGCATTACCTGAAAATCTCAGAGGTAAg CTGTGA
- the LOC105032488 gene encoding BTB/POZ and MATH domain-containing protein 2 isoform X1 produces the protein MGAGRVCKGGASARPSSSSSSSSLAPQPPSETASTSVTETVNGSHQFKITGYSLSKGMGIGKYIASDTFTVGGYEWAIYFYPDGKSVDDAAAYVSLFIALASEGTDVRALFELTLLDQSGKEQHKVHSHFGRTLEGGPYTLKYRGSMWGYKRFFKRTSLETSDYLKDDCLSVSCSVGVVRSRTEGPKIYTIPVPPSNIAQHFGQLLESGKGTDVAFEVDGEIFAAHKLVLAARSPVFRAQLFGPMKDRNMQCIKVEDMEATVFKALLHFIYWDSLPDMEELTGLNTKWASTLMAQHLLAAADRYALERLKSLCEVKLCEDVAINTVATTLALAEQHHCFQLKAVCLKFIALPENLRAVMQTDGFEYLKVSCPSILTELLDYVARVGEHSVIPCTYANEALDGSDANGRRVKPRI, from the exons ATGGGCGCCGGTAGGGTTTGCAAGGGCGGCGCCTCCGCGAGGCCCTCCTCGTCGTCGTCTTCCTCCTCTCTGGCCCCTCAGCCGCCGTCCGAGACTGCCTCCACCTCCGTGACGGAGACGGTGAACGGGTCGCATCAGTTCAAGATCACAGGTTATTCGCTGTCCAAGGGCATGGGGATCGGCAAGTACATCGCGTCGGACACCTTTACGGTGGGGGGATATGAGTGGGCCATCTACTTCTACCCGGACGGGAAGAGCGTGGACGACGCGGCGGCGTACGTGTCGTTGTTCATCGCCCTGGCAAGCGAGGGGACTGACGTGCGGGCGCTGTTCGAGCTGACGCTGCTGGACCAGAGCGGGAAGGAGCAGCACAAGGTCCACAGCCACTTTGGGAGGACCCTCGAGGGCGGTCCCTACACCCTTAAGTACCGTGGCAGCATGTG GGGTTATAAACGGTTTTTCAAAAGAACTAGCTTGGAGACATCAGATTATCTTAAAGATGATTGCCTATCAGTTAGTTGTAGTGTTGGTGTTGTTAGGTCACGTACAGAAGGACCCAAGATCTACACCATTCCAGTACCACCCTCTAACATAGCTCAGCATTTTGGTCAGCTTCTGGAAAGTGGAAAGGGAACTGATGTAGCTTTTGAAGTTGATGGGGAGATCTTTGCTGCTCACAAATTGGTGCTTGCAGCTAGGTCACCTGTGTTCAGGGCACAACTTTTTGGTCCAATGAAGGACCGTAACATGCAGTGCATAAAGGTTGAAGATATGGAGGCCACTGTTTTTAAG GCTTTACTTCATTTCATATACTGGGATTCGCTACCTGACATGGAAGAGCTTACTGGCTTGAACACAAAATGGGCATCCACTTTAATGGCTCAGCATTTGCTTGCTGCAGCAGACCGATATGCACTGGAGAGGCTTAAGTCACTCTGCGAAGTCAAGCTATGTGAGGATGTTGCCATAAATACAGTGGCTACCACTTTAGCTTTGGCCGAGCAGCACCACTGTTTTCAGCTTAAAGCTGTTTGTCTCAAATTTATTGCATTACCTGAAAATCTCAGAG CTGTGATGCAGACTGATGGGTTCGAGTATTTGAAAGTCAGTTGCCCCTCTATCTTGACAGAGCTCCTGGATTATGTGGCCAGAGTAGGAGAGCATTCTGTCATTCCCTGCACATATGCAAATGAAGCCCTTGATGGCAGTGATGCCAATGGAAGGCGTGTCAAGCCCCGGATATAG